One window from the genome of Salvia miltiorrhiza cultivar Shanhuang (shh) chromosome 7, IMPLAD_Smil_shh, whole genome shotgun sequence encodes:
- the LOC130993719 gene encoding probable galacturonosyltransferase-like 9 yields the protein MLLSRISSGLISTVAFFLLLLLIPSPPTCLGIRSFPSNVAHLGFSEAPDYRNGIECPATAPQSGEACDPSVVHVAMTLDSEYLRGSIAAVHSVLRHASCPEEIFFHFIATEFDPASPRVLTRTVKSVFPSLSFKLYIFRQDAVMNLISSSIRPALENPLNYARNYLGDMIDPCVKRVIYLDSDLVLVDDIWKLWEISIPDTKVIGAPEYCHTNFTKYFTDSFWSDPGLRRVFGWRRPCYFNTGVMVMDLEKWREGQFRKKIENWMEVQRKKRIYELGSLPPFLLVFGGNVEPIDHRWNQHGLGGDNVAGSCRALHPGPVSLLHWSGKGKPWVRLDERKPCPLDYLWEPYDLYNIALSGATTTLASH from the coding sequence ATGCTTCTTTCAAGAATTTCTTCAGGGCTAATCTCCACCGTCgccttcttcctcctcctcctcctcattCCCTCGCCGCCGACGTGTCTCGGAATCCGATCCTTCCCCAGCAACGTGGCCCACTTGGGCTTCTCAGAGGCGCCGGACTACCGCAACGGCATCGAATGTCCGGCGACGGCCCCACAATCCGGCGAGGCCTGCGACCCCTCGGTGGTCCACGTGGCGATGACGCTCGACTCTGAGTACCTCCGCGGCTCCATCGCGGCGGTACACTCCGTCCTCCGTCACGCCTCCTGCCCGGAGGAAATCTTCTTCCACTTCATCGCCACCGAGTTCGACCCGGCCAGCCCCCGGGTCCTGACCCGGACAGTCAAGTCCGTTTTCCCCTCTCTCAGCTTCAAGCTCTACATTTTCCGCCAAGACGCAGTCATGAACCTCATATCGTCCTCGATCCGACCCGCTTTGGAGAACCCGCTCAACTACGCCCGGAACTATCTGGGCGACATGATCGACCCGTGCGTGAAACGGGTGATCTATCTGGACTCGGATCTCGTGCTAGTCGACGACATTTGGAAGCTGTGGGAGATCAGCATACCCGACACCAAGGTAATCGGGGCCCCGGAATACTGCCACACGAACTTCACGAAATACTTCACCGACAGTTTCTGGTCGGACCCGGGTTTGAGGCGGGTATTCGGATGGAGGAGGCCGTGTTATTTCAACACGGGGGTTATGGTAATGGACTTGGAGAAATGGAGGGAGGGGCAATTCCGGAAGAAAATCGAGAATTGGATGGAAGTGCAGAGGAAGAAGCGGATATATGAGCTGGGGTCGCTGCCTCCGTTTTTGCTAGTTTTTGGTGGGAACGTGGAGCCCATCGATCACAGGTGGAACCAGCACGGATTGGGAGGTGACAACGTGGCAGGGTCGTGCAGGGCGCTGCATCCTGGTCCAGTGAGCCTGCTGCATTGGAGCGGAAAGGGGAAGCCGTGGGTCCGCCTTGATGAGAGGAAGCCCTGCCCTTTGGATTATCTGTGGGAGCCCTACGATTTGTACAACATCGCACTCTCAGGAGCAACAACAACACTTGCATCTCACTAG